Part of the Fibrobacterota bacterium genome is shown below.
ACATGCGGCGATCCCAGTCCCGGCCGTAGGCCCGGTCCAGCCAGGCCTTGTCGCCCCGGAGGATGTGGCTGGCCATGGCCACGAAATATTCCTTCTGGTCTCCAGCATTTCAATGGCCCCGGGCGACTACGCCGTTGCTGTTCCCGGCGGGTAGGCCGTCCAAAGGCGCGTCGGTCAGGTCTTCCTTCACCTTCCAGCCGCGCTTCTCTTTGATCTTCTCCCACGAGTAGTAGAAGGTCGGAACTACGACCAGGGTCAGCAGGGTGTTGAAGGCGAGGCCCCAGAATATGGCCCAGGCCATCGGCTTCCACCACAGGGCCGATTCCGATTTCGTTTCGAAACCGAAGTGGACGAAGTCGAGGCCCCAGCCGGTGGCCATGGGCAACAGGCCCAACATGGCGGTCACCGCGGTCAGGAGGACGGGGCGCAGGCGCGTGGCGCCGCCTTCCACCACCGCTTGGCGCAGGGGATGGCCGTGGCGGCGCAGATGGTTGATGAAATCGATGAGCACGATCCCGTTCTTGGCCACCACGCCCGCGAGGGCGATGATGCCGATGCCGGTCATCATGATCGCGAAAGGCACCTGCATGATGGCGAGGCCCCAGTACACGCCGCCGATGGCGAGCAGGACTCCGATGAGCACCAGGAAGGGCTGCAACACCGAGTTGAACTGCATCACCACGATCAGGAACACCAGGGATACGGCCATGAAGAAGGCCTTGAAGAGGAAGCGCGTGGTATCGTCCTGTTCGCGGTTGCTGGAGCCGGCTTGGATGCGGTAGCCCGGAGGCGCAGTTTTGTTGAGTTCGGCGGCGATTTTGGCGCCGGCGGCCTTGGCGCCGGACTCGTCCTGGACGCCGGGGGCCATGTCGCCCCAGACCTGGATGGTCCGGTTGCCTTCGACGTGGGAGATCTTCGCCAGGCTGGCGCCTTGGGTGATGCGGACCATGGAGGTGAGCGGTACCTGCGCGCCGTCATGGGGAACGGTGATTTGGTCCAGGCCCTGGAAGTTCTCGCGGGTCTTGGGATCCAGGCGCACCATCACGTCGTACTCGTCCTTACCGACGCGGAACTTGGCGGCTTCGATGCCGTGGATGGAGCCGCGTACCGCCAGGGCCACGTCGGCGGTGGTCACGCCCAACGCCTTGGCCTGCTCGCGATCGATGTCGACGCGCAATTCCGGGCGCACGGGATCGTAATCCCAATCGGGATTGACCACGTTGGGGATGGTCGCGATTTTGGCCTTGAGGTCGCCGGCCAATTTGGAGAGCATGCCGAAGTCATCGCCCACGACTTCGAAGGAGACGGGATGGCCCTGGGGCGGGCCTTGTTGCTGTTCCTTAACCGAGACCTTCCAGCCCGGCAAGATATCCTTCATGTTCCTCTGCATCCAATCCATGGACAGCCAGGAGCTCACGTTGCGTTCGCTATAGTCCTTGAAGGACACGTCGACGTAGGCCTTGTGCGACTCGGGCTGGCGGTCGCCTCCGTTATTGTCGGGGGGCCCGAAGCCGACCACGCCGGAGAAGGCGTCCACGTCGGCGCTATCGGCGGGCATGGTGAAGAGCTTCTTTTCCACCACCTTGAGGGCGGAATCGGTTTCGCTGATGTCGATGCCCAAGGGCCCGGTGACGCCCACGGCGGCGACCAGGGGATCGATCTTGGGGAAGAACAGGACGCCCAAGTGGGTGGCGCCGTAGACCATGATGCCGCCGACGAAGAACAGGACGCAGAACGCGAAGATGAGCCAGGGATGCACGATGATTCGATCCAAGGCGCCGCCGTAACGCTGCTTGACTTTTTCCCAGCGCTCGCCGCCCTCTTCGAGTTTGGGGCTCTTGACCATGAACAACGATGCGAAGACGGGATTGAATACGAAGGCGACGAAAAGGGATCCGGCCAGGGTCACGGATACGGTGATGGGCAGGTACTTGAAGAACTGGCCCATCATGCCGGGCATCAGAAGGAGCGGCAGGAAGGCGAAGATGGTCGTCAAGGTGGCGGTGGCCACCGGCAACATCACTTCCTTGGTGCCGTCGATGGCGGCCTGGACGCGGTTCTTCCCCATGGTCAAATGTCGGTAGATGTTCTCGACCACGACGATGCCGTCATCGACCAGCATGCCTAACGCGATCACCAGGGAGAACAGCACCACCATGTTCAGGGTGATGCCGGAATAATCCAGCACCAGGAATCCCATCATCATGGAGAAGGGGATGGCGGTGGAGATGAAGAAGCTGTTACGGGCGCCCAGGAAGAAGGTGAGCACGATGAATACCAGCAAGACGCCGGTAAGGATGTGGTTGATCAGTTCGTGGAACATGCGGCGGATGGCGATGGACTGATCGAGGGTGTACTTGACTTCGGTTCCGTGCGGCCAGCTGGGCTGCAATTCCGCGACGATGGCCTTGGCCTGGTCCACCAGTTCCACGATGTTGGAGCCCGGGCGTTTGGTGAGGGAGATGGCCACCGAATTCTTCCCGTGCAGGCGGAAGACGGTCGAGCGATCGCGGGCGTATCCGAAATGCACGTTGGCCACGTCGCGCACGCGCACCAGGCTGGAGCGGGTCCCGCGGACGATCAGATTCGCGAAGTCGTCGGGATTGGACAGTTCGCCGGTGAGCTGGATGCTGAAGCGGTTGCCGCCGGCCACCAAGGTGCCGCCCGGGATGTTGCGATGGTTCCCTTGCACCGTCTTCATCAAATCGTCGAGGCTGACGCCGTATTGGCGCATGCGGTAAGGATCGGCGTCGATGGCCACTTCCTTGGTCTGCTTGCCGGTCAGATCTGCGTTGAGAACGCCGGGCAGGGCCTTCATGCGATCCTTGAGGTCGTCGGCGAGGCGATCCAGGCGTTCGCTTTCGTAGTCGCCGGACAGGGAGATGACGAAGATGGGCATGTTGGAGAAGTTCAGCTCCGTGACCACCGGCTCCTTGGCGTCGTCGGGGATATCGGGCTTGGCCTCGTCGACCTTGTCCTTGACGCGGCGCAAGGCGGTCTCCACGGGCACGTCGGCGTTGAATTCCACCTGGATCAGCGAGACGCTTTCCATGGATTGGCTGGTGGACTTCTTCATCCCGTCCAGGCCCTGGAGCTTGTCCTCGATCTTGTCGGTGACCAGCTTTTCCATGGAGGGGGATCTTGACCTCGGGGAAGGATTCCAGGGGCATGCTCTTGAAGGACATCGAGCCCGCGATGAGCAGGATGATCGCCAGCACGATGACGGTGACCGGATTTTTGACTGCGAACTTGGTCATGGGGGACTCCCTGGTGTCAATTCAGTGAAAAGG
Proteins encoded:
- a CDS encoding efflux RND transporter permease subunit, giving the protein MEKLVTDKIEDKLQGLDGMKKSTSQSMESVSLIQVEFNADVPVETALRRVKDKVDEAKPDIPDDAKEPVVTELNFSNMPIFVISLSGDYESERLDRLADDLKDRMKALPGVLNADLTGKQTKEVAIDADPYRMRQYGVSLDDLMKTVQGNHRNIPGGTLVAGGNRFSIQLTGELSNPDDFANLIVRGTRSSLVRVRDVANVHFGYARDRSTVFRLHGKNSVAISLTKRPGSNIVELVDQAKAIVAELQPSWPHGTEVKYTLDQSIAIRRMFHELINHILTGVLLVFIVLTFFLGARNSFFISTAIPFSMMMGFLVLDYSGITLNMVVLFSLVIALGMLVDDGIVVVENIYRHLTMGKNRVQAAIDGTKEVMLPVATATLTTIFAFLPLLLMPGMMGQFFKYLPITVSVTLAGSLFVAFVFNPVFASLFMVKSPKLEEGGERWEKVKQRYGGALDRIIVHPWLIFAFCVLFFVGGIMVYGATHLGVLFFPKIDPLVAAVGVTGPLGIDISETDSALKVVEKKLFTMPADSADVDAFSGVVGFGPPDNNGGDRQPESHKAYVDVSFKDYSERNVSSWLSMDWMQRNMKDILPGWKVSVKEQQQGPPQGHPVSFEVVGDDFGMLSKLAGDLKAKIATIPNVVNPDWDYDPVRPELRVDIDREQAKALGVTTADVALAVRGSIHGIEAAKFRVGKDEYDVMVRLDPKTRENFQGLDQITVPHDGAQVPLTSMVRITQGASLAKISHVEGNRTIQVWGDMAPGVQDESGAKAAGAKIAAELNKTAPPGYRIQAGSSNREQDDTTRFLFKAFFMAVSLVFLIVVMQFNSVLQPFLVLIGVLLAIGGVYWGLAIMQVPFAIMMTGIGIIALAGVVAKNGIVLIDFINHLRRHGHPLRQAVVEGGATRLRPVLLTAVTAMLGLLPMATGWGLDFVHFGFETKSESALWWKPMAWAIFWGLAFNTLLTLVVVPTFYYSWEKIKEKRGWKVKEDLTDAPLDGLPAGNSNGVVARGH